GAGAAAAAGAAACTCTTAGGCAGTTGACGGTTGTTTAGCGAATTGAAAAAAAGGAAAAGTAATGAGAAAGGATAATATCATTTTTCAGATTACCGAAGAAGATGTGCAAGCAGAGTCGATGGAAAGATTGGGCAGAAAATTGACCGATGATGAAATGCGCATTGCAAGAAAAGGTATTGAGTGGGGGCTTGGTGATGCAGCACTTGTTCCGACTTATGGCGCAATTTTTGGTGAAATGATAAAAGGAGGAAAGGGGGTAATGATATGAGCGATATAAATCCCAATTCAGATAAGTATTTTATTGATAGTCTCGATTTGTCAATTGCTAGTAATTTTCCTAAATTTGTAAAGTCAATAGAATTTATGTCATTTAGACATATAACAGATTTGAAAATTGAATTTCACCACCCTATTTCTGTTGTATCAGGAACTAATCGTTCGGGAAAATCGACTATTTTAATGGCTTTGGCTTGTAGTCATATAGAATTTAAGAAGCAAGATGTGAAAAACGGAAAATATAGAAGGCATACTTGGAGTGATTTAATGTTATTTACAAGGCACGATAAACAACAAGAGGACTGGACTTATTATATTACTTACAAATTAGGTGATAAGCAACCTGATAGAAAAAGAGGGCAAAGAAAGCACACAACTAAGAAATGGAATGGGATAGGTAAAAAAGAAACCCAATTTAAGGATAGGCAGGTTGTTTTTGTTGATATGGATAGGATTTTGCCAGCAAGGAATTTTGGTAATGCGGTGTATTGGCGAGCCAAAAATGCTCAATTGTCTAATATATCTGATAATAATGCAGTTAGAATGCAGAAATATATGTCTTATGTTTTAGAAGAAAAATTTACGCTTAATAGAGTAGTGAGTTATGTTGATAAAGATGTGTATAAATACACTAATTCAAATGAATATTCGAGTTATAATGCGGCAAGCGGGGAAGAAGTTTTGTCTAATATAATAATAGATTTGGTCGAAGCCGATAGAAATTCTTTGATTTTAATCGACGAAATAGAGATTGGACTTCAT
This Chitinivibrionia bacterium DNA region includes the following protein-coding sequences:
- a CDS encoding AAA family ATPase, with amino-acid sequence MSDINPNSDKYFIDSLDLSIASNFPKFVKSIEFMSFRHITDLKIEFHHPISVVSGTNRSGKSTILMALACSHIEFKKQDVKNGKYRRHTWSDLMLFTRHDKQQEDWTYYITYKLGDKQPDRKRGQRKHTTKKWNGIGKKETQFKDRQVVFVDMDRILPARNFGNAVYWRAKNAQLSNISDNNAVRMQKYMSYVLEEKFTLNRVVSYVDKDVYKYTNSNEYSSYNAASGEEVLSNIIIDLVEADRNSLILIDEIEIGLHPKVQRRLMQVIYHIAKEDNKQFVITTHSPSILSSVPDKARVFIDKSYNGEFKTISNISINSALSRMDSESYPLVDLFCEDDTAKFIIEKAVSKIQDVGNPNFSELVNVIIVGSADKTYNCFQSHKNTYKFKKVKTGYACVLDGDMRSDSRFSEDECLHFLYSDFPPERFLTDEYEKLNPNTSLRYHINDSNCHCLFEKMNELSVGTNKREALEICWGSFVNTPDGQAYFTELQSFIISVTKKFSPDL